From Microvirgula aerodenitrificans DSM 15089:
TGCATTTCCTTGAATTTGCCAAATATCACTATATTTCGGCACTGAAGGGGCAGGGCGTCGGCGAGCTGTTCAAGTCCATCGACCAGGCGTACACGGCCGCAATGTGCAAGCTGGCGACGCCGAAGCTGACGCGTGCGCTGCAAGTGGCGCTGGAACGCCAGTCACCGCCGATGATCGGCCTGACCCGGCCGAAACTGCGTTATGCCCACCAGGGCGGCATGAATCCGCCGATCGTGGTGATACACGGCAATGCGCTTGATAAGTTGCCGGACAGCTATACCCGTTATCTTGAACACAGTTTCCGCCGTATCTTCAAGCTTGAGGGTACGCCGTTGCGTGTGCAGTATAAATCGACCGACAACCCCTATACCGAACGGGCGGCACCGCCGAAACCGACCAAGGGCAAGCCGAAACCGGTACGATACGGCAAGAAAAAATAGTGGCATCCCGGCGTTTTTCCGCTTAGAAAAATAGAACGCTATCCCGAGCGAATTACAAAACCTTAAGTAAAATCGGAGATCAAAAATGAGCACCAAAGGGCAAATGCTACAAGACCCGTTTCTGAACGTGCTGCGTAAAGAGCACGTGCCGGTGTCCATCTATCTTGTGAACGGCATCAAGCTGCAAGGGCAGATCGAGTCGTTCGATCAATATGTCGTGCTGCTGAAAAACACGGTGACCCAGATGGTGTACAAGCATGCCATCTCGACCGTGGTGCCCGCACGTCCGGTCTCCATTCCGCACGAGCATCACACCCCGGCCGGCGCTGCCCCGCAGGACGCCTGACCGGCGACGGCGCGGGGAAGGCGGGGGTAGCCGGCAATGGACCGGTGCCCGTCAACGAGCCGCTTCCCCCGTCTGCCTTTTGTCCGACCGGCCGGCGATTGCCGGCCGTCTGCATTTTGTCATAGCTGAAAGCGATCCCTATTCGTGTTAGACCGTCCTGATTTTGGTGATACCGCAGTAGTTGTGTGTCTGAATTTTGGCGAGCCGGATTTTGCCGAAGGCGTCGAGGAATGTGTCGAGCTGGTCAAGGGGGCCGGTGTCGATGTGCGCGACGTGGTAATCGGCAAGCGACAGCGACCGGATGCGGCCCTGTTTGCCGGCAAGGGCAAGGTCGAGGAAATCGGCATGGCGCTGAAGGCGCACGACGCCAATGTGGTGATCTTCAATCATGCACTGTCCCCGGCACAGCAGCGCAACCTGGAACGCTTGCTGGAATGCCGCGTGGTCGACCGAACCAGCCTGATCCTGGACATCTTCGCCCAGCGCGCACGCAGCCACGAAGGCAAGCTGCAGGTCGAACTGGCCCAGCTCAACCACCTGGCGACCCGCCTGGTGCGCGGCTGGACCCACCTGGAACGGCAAAAGGGCGGCATCGGCCTGCGCGGGCCGGGTGAAACCCAGCTCGAAACCGACCGCCGTCTGATCGGCATACGGGTCAAG
This genomic window contains:
- the hfq gene encoding RNA chaperone Hfq, which encodes MSTKGQMLQDPFLNVLRKEHVPVSIYLVNGIKLQGQIESFDQYVVLLKNTVTQMVYKHAISTVVPARPVSIPHEHHTPAGAAPQDA